The Homo sapiens chromosome 6 genomic scaffold, GRCh38.p14 alternate locus group ALT_REF_LOCI_2 HSCHR6_MHC_COX_CTG1 genomic interval ACCATGTTCACCAACTGTTACATTTACAACAAGGTGAGTTTTTCTGTGTGTTCATTTAGTAGGTGGGGAGAAACAGTAACTTCTATTATTGCTGGATATGTTGTCTACATAAAGTTTAAATCCTTTGCTACTGAAGGTGTTATCCAGGTAGGGTAGTCGGAGTCTTAAAAACCTGACTCTAGATGGTACTATTGAACACAGTGATGTGACTTCAGAGCTCTAGTTGAAGGTTATTTAGAACACTTCATACTTGGGGGTGGTGGTCCTGTTTCTTAGAAATCACCAGAGACCTGAGTAGACCAGGGATCTGTTTTCTTGTCAGCTCtcaagttttttcttctttcgaATTTTGGGAGACAGTTAGGAGAAAGTGGAAATTAGTAGTGGCCTGGAGTAGgaaattttctttaagatttgATGACAAGATGACTGGTGGGGGTATGGTAATGGCCTAGGGCCTGAATGCCTCTGAGAAAGATGGTGTGTATCTATCTTCTGTTGgcattttttaactttctttattGCTGTCTGTGTTCTCATAGCCCACTGATGATATTGTCCTAATGGCACAAACGCTGGAAAAGATATTCCTACAGAAGGTTGCATCAATGCCACAAGAAGAACAAGAGCTGGTAGTGACCATCCCTAAGAACAGCCACAAGAAGGGGGCCAAGTTGGCAGGTAGGAAGAGTGGGAGTTTTGCAAATGGACAACTAAAGATGGGGAAGAGAATCAAACtacacttttttccttttttctagcGCTCCAGGGCAGTGTTACCAGTGCCCATCAGGTGCCTGCCGTCTCTTCTGTGTCACACACAGCCCTCTATACTCCTCCACCTGAGATACCTACCACTGTCCTCAACATTCCCCACCCATCAGTCATTTCCTCTCCACTTCTCAAGTCCTTGCACTCTGCTGGACCCCCGCTCCTTGCTGTTACTGCAGCTCCTCCAGCCCAGCCCCTTGCCAAGGTATGATCTGTGGATTTCCTCTGGGCAGCAGGGAGGCAAGGGTCTTAAGTAAAGTGGGCTTGGAGTGACAGGTTCCCTATCTTGTTTCTTTCTGCAGAAAAAAGGCGTAAAGCGGAAAGCAGATACTACCACCCCTACACCtacagccatcttggctcctggTTCTCCAGCTAGCCCTCCTGGGAGTCTTGAGCCTAAGGCAGCACGGCTTCCCCCTATGCGTAGAGAGAGTGGTCGCCCCATCAAGCCCCCACGCAAAGACTTGCCTGACTCTCAGCAACAACACCAGAGCTCTAAGAAAGGAAAGCTTTCAGAACAGTTAAAACATTGCAATGGCATTTTGAAGGAGTTACTCTCTAAGAAGCATGCTGCCTATGCTTGGCCTTTCTATAAACCAGTGGATGCTTCTGCACTTGGCCTGCATGACTACCATGACATCATTAAGCACCCCATGGACCTCAGCACTGTCAAGGTACCCACTGCATGGGGCAGATGGGATGCTCAGGCAGTGATGGGAGCCTAGGTGCAAAACAATAAGTCTCCTTATGTGGGCACACAGCAGTCTTTGGTTCTTggcattttacttttataaaataatagtggAACAGAAGGTCTGGTGTTttgagaatttgtattt includes:
- the BRD2 gene encoding bromodomain-containing protein 2 isoform X2, which translates into the protein MLQNVTPHNKLPGEGNAGLLGLGPEAAAPGKRIRKPSLLYEGFESPTMASVPALQLTPANPPPPEVSNPKKPGRVTNQLQYLHKVVMKALWKHQFAWPFRQPVDAVKLGLPDYHKIIKQPMDMGTIKRRLENNYYWAASECMQDFNTMFTNCYIYNKPTDDIVLMAQTLEKIFLQKVASMPQEEQELVVTIPKNSHKKGAKLAALQGSVTSAHQVPAVSSVSHTALYTPPPEIPTTVLNIPHPSVISSPLLKSLHSAGPPLLAVTAAPPAQPLAKKKGVKRKADTTTPTPTAILAPGSPASPPGSLEPKAARLPPMRRESGRPIKPPRKDLPDSQQQHQSSKKGKLSEQLKHCNGILKELLSKKHAAYAWPFYKPVDASALGLHDYHDIIKHPMDLSTVKT